From the Papaver somniferum cultivar HN1 chromosome 2, ASM357369v1, whole genome shotgun sequence genome, the window AGAGAACATAAAAGCTGTGTACAATGAACAAAGTTACCTACCTGATGCCTTTCTTTCCATCTTGGGAAGAAATCATTTCCTAAAAGTTGAAATATATGATCTCGCATTTCATCGTTGGTCACCAGTAAGCACTTAAACTTTATAGCTGCATATAACCAGTACCTGGAGCGAAGGTAATTAATCTTGAGGAGTGAGAATACagaaggagaaagaaaaagaaaaacaaagtgagCGTGAACACCAACAGATACACTGATTTGTCAAAATATAAAAGGATAACAACTCATTTTGGAGCATAATATAAGTAAACTTTGTGGGACCCAGATTATCATATGCTCACCAATCATCATTTGATCCAGTTGGTGTAGCGAAGATTGCATCTGCATTCTTCCACTTCTCTATAATTTTCTTATTTGCTGGTTCTTCCATTTTGCCTCCTTCAATACGCTTATGATGCACAATAATCAGAGGCAACTTCTTTGAAGGAAGCCTCTGGCGAATTCCATTGACAATAGCATTCACCTAGAATTGCGACTAAAATTAGAAGCATGGTAACAGATATATATAATTGTACAATGAAATTATTGAGTTTGTGTATAGTCATCCTAAAAACAACTTGGCAGAGAGCGGAATGCAGCAAAGATCATCAATTGATAATATTCAAGGTTTAATAGGATCTCATTGTCCATGTGGGGCTATTCTCAAAATGCCCCCTCACAAGTGCTGTTATATTGAGCCTTTACACTTTCCACTGTGTAGTGTGGAGCTCGCAAGGACCCTGGTCTGATACCATGGTAAAAGAAAAATGAAGCTAGCCGAAGGGAACAACAAAATTACCTTAGATACTGAAAAGCTCTTTTGGGTAAAAAGACCCACATTAGCACCATCTACCACTGCTTCAAAAGGTCCATAATAGTCTAGCCATTTCTGTAAATAGTATGTCCCTAATTGATAAAAGCCATAAAACAAAGTCGAACTGAAATTGAAAGTTGAGGGATACCTTTTCATACTTGGAATCTCTGAAAGCTTGAGTTTTTTTCTCTCTTCATAGCAATAGATGCAACACATTTAGCAAAGTTCTCAGTCTCAATTGGATCTAGATCAATGGTAACCAATTTCTCCCCACAGCCCTCACAGTAACCATCAGCTCCAATGTACGTTCTTTTCACTGCCCAATTTCCCTTACCCAACCAACCCTGACCATGCCAGCCGCCGCCGCCATTTTTAACTGCTTCCAATATCAATGCCTGATCCCATTTTCTCTTCCCAACTCTTGAAGCTGCCTTACTTCCAAACCATTTCTCAATTAAATCTGCAGTAGAAACTGATACTTTCCGGACACTACTTCTCAGTTTATGCAACACGTAGTAGACTTTATCCGCGGTTCCAGTTTCAACACTTACTTTCAACAGTGCTTCAAGTTCAGGCCCTTCAGGGTAAACCCCATTTTCCAACATATGTTCTTCAACTTTGAATGCCTTTTCAACGTCTCCTTTGCTGCAAAAAGTGAATAATGCAGGTCCATACGATCTTAATCTGGGGTTTATACCAAGTTCTTTCATTTTGTTTACCATCTGGAGTGCCATTTCTCCATCACCAATCGACATTGCCAACCGAGCAACAGAAGTCAAGGCCGCTTCATTCAACGGAATCTTCTCCGCACGCATCTTTTCATAGACTTCAAAACCCTTCATGCGGGCAATTCTCTTGACATTATCATCTAGCCGCACTGCACCATCTTCCTCCTCACTCATTCCTTCAACAACATCATCTCCAACACTCATTATACTGAAAGTCCTGCTATCATTCCCACTTTTCATTGGGGTGACAACACCAACAGCCGCAGATGAACAAAGATAGAGAAGCACAGTATAATGGTACTGACCTAACTCAAGATTCCCTTGTTTCTGAACTGAATCATACAATGCAATTGCAGTTGAAAAATCCCCTCTTTTAGAACACTGATCCAGCTGAATTCGAAATTGAACTTCCACCATATCAAGCTTCTTTTTCTTAGGATATTTCTCCTCATTCACATCAGACTTATTCCCCATCTTTTTCCCTCTAATAATACTACCTCTACTTCTCTTAGGTTTAATCTCTACCTTTTCACCATCTTTAGACCTCAAAGAAGAAACCCCAGAACCCATTTCTCTCTTTCTTCTAGGCTCACCATCATTATCTCTTCTTCTATATTGTCTCTCCAATTTCTCCCCCATTAATGAATTAAAATCGGATTTTTTCTTTACCCTTTCTTCTCTAGACCTTAATGGAGATAACCCAGAATTCAGTTTTTTATCAGAATCAATAACTTGTGTAGcattttgatgttgtttattAGGTATCTGTGGTTCTAATTTGCCACTAATACTTGCTTTTGTTATAAAAAGTGAGGAAATTTCTTGATGAAGTTTGTGTTTCAGAGTGAAAGCATGAGAAAGGAAGTGATTGGTGTTTGAATTAAGATGTTTAGATGAGCACTTACTTGGTGTTAGGCTGAggaagtgttgttgttgttggcgcAGAGATTTGAAGCTGAAGGTGGCCATGGCCGTTGGAACTGGAAGAGTTCTTCCACCAGTTCTATCTTTTGAAACTGCTTTTAGTActttccattttttatttttatgtaaaaGAGGAAAGGATAAGGTAGAATTCGCTTACTTGCCCCAGTGAGTTTCTCGATTGTTAAAAGAGGAAATCCGCGAGTTAATGACGATTTTTTGCTTTCCCTGCACAGATTATTtttatctaactcctttaaaatcctaagctcagAAGTCTCCACATTGAACGGTGACCTTCACCCACTCACAAAATTACTTCGTTTCAGAGAAGAAAATGATTTCTACTCACaaaattaacaaatttatttatccaagaaaataaaaagtaaaaacatcgagagagaaaaaaaaaacgtagaacaaaacctaaaaaaaattcttctgccTTCTTCTCCTCTATTCACTGccaaaaaaaattcttcctcCATCGCGATGGTTCATTCATCCCGTCTATTTGGTTCTCcgtcctttcttcttcttgattctcTATGTTTTTCCTGATTTACTattgatttgttttgtttttctgtcGCAGGTGATATACTTTGATAGGGAATCTGAAAAGAGGACTAATTCTTTTAccatgtactccctccgttcttttttaatatgccagtttctataaataaaagtttcaaaaaattaggccagtttcctaattgggaaattcaaatgttattttaatttttgggaccacttttctcttaacttcttttgatgaaaagtgtcatgtggaccacttcactttacttcttttgctaacaagtgtcatggggaccattttacttcacttcttttattgacaagtgtcatgaggactactttcaatgattagttctcttaatttccttaaatttcgctaaaaacaaaactggcctattaaaagagaacggagggagtaattctCTAAAGGATCAAATAAGATTCCTAATTTGttgaaaccctaaccctaatgtgtttgattttattttcgagGTACGTTATTTTCTCAAAAAGATTCATAGTTTGTTGGTAAACCCTAACcttaatttcttctttttttgagtTTTTGGTTGTACCAATGCTCTGATGGGATGGGTTCATCATATATATTCTTAGTGTTTGCTTAATAGTAAAAATCGCAGGATTATAGAAAGTTATTGTATTGCTTGAACAACAGTAATGAGGCTAAACCTCCACAGTACTTTTTATTTCCCATGAATTTCACTGAAAAGGTATGAGCTTTGCAACAACACCCTAACCCTATTTTGCATTTCTCTATTTCTTCTCAtaattttagctttgatatttgaTTGTATAAGTGTTGTTATGGTGATAGAAGCGTAGAAATTGGAAACGCGACCAGGAAAATACGAGCTTTGTGAGTACACaaattgtacatatattttcaatcaaaaaaaaatcattgatctcacaccTTATTTACTATTCGTAAACCCTCACCCTAATCTATAAACCaaatcttttgttttgttttgttttgttttttgcaaAGATTAATGTTGATTCAAGGTTTTGTGTATTTAGAAAGAAGAAATCCGGGGTATTATGAACCAAGGTATGTGATCACCGTATTATGGTTTTAATTAAATCATTGTTTCTGTTGATTCTTATGAATCCGTTTGCATTATGAGTGATTTTCAGGTCCTAAAAGTTTGGGACAAAATTGGCTTACCATTAGAAGGTGGGTTTATGTTAACCTCTtacagtatttttttgatatatatATTCTGATTTGGTCTCCATCAGGTACATATTTGTTAGACAATGTAAGGCAATTTAGAAAACAGGGATTTTATTGTGTTGCATACCGGCACTCTAACATAAGACAGATTGGTAAAATGTATTATGCTGACTGTTCACTTGATTATTCCATTTAAGTTATTCTGCTATACATTTGAAGGGACcgttttctttttgatgtttatTAAGTTGAAATGCAAGGAACTATTAATTCACAAATTTGAATTTTCTGGTATTAACAATTATTTTCTCAGTGTAGTTGGAAAACTCAAGCTTGAGGTTGTTTATGTTTCTGTTTTGTAGTTTCTGGGTCTTTATGGAGACACTCGGTCAATCAAGAACGCTTAGAAACAGCATTCAAAGCTCCTCCTGTGCCACAGGGGCTCTTTTCATATTCGATGGGTGCATATCCAGCAGCGCAAAACGTGTGGCCCGCAGGTTATGGATCTCAACCACATGCTTGGAACCAGGCTTCCACGTGCATAGAGACAACAATGGAACACTGGATGCACTCAACAGGCGGGAATTCATAGTAAATGTgaacttttttaatttttttgcaaTTCACAATTCTCACTACCCATGCTCATTCATTTGATTCCTGGGACACTCATAGATTTCTCATCTCCCTCCACAAAAAGTATCAGATGTTTAAtggatttgaacttcaaattgTTTTGATTTCTCATATACCAGAAATTCATGGTTTTTATTTCTCATATACGAGAAATTAGGTCTTACTTGGTTAACTAGCAGTTGGTCATTCATGGATTAATTCTATGTTCTCATCTCcctccaaaaaaaaataacagaTGTTTAAtggatttgaacttcaaattttTCTTCTAATGGTGTTGTTGATAAgaaggagaaaaaggaaaaagattgTATCTTTCGTACCATTATTCGTGCAAAATCCCAAGCAAGGTgatttgatcattttttttttctttatttaagcATGTATATATGCTTATTAAAAATCCCACGAACTCCAGAAACCATGTATGCTTATTAAAATTTATTTCACACTCTTGCACAGTCTATATGTATATGAAGTAGAGTTGCAGAAACCATGTATGCTTATTAGAATACTGGAGTGACATATTAAGTTCTTACAAATGcatgtttttatttttccacGAGCATATAAAGAGTTCTCGGTTTCCGTAGTTACGTTTgtatttggaaacaaaatctacAAATTTAGACTATTGATTCAGGTGTTTATCTATTATAGAGTAATTTTAAAGAGAATGCGAAAGGAACATAAAGGTTTTGCACTGTCGCAATATGCAAGAAAATTATCAGGAACATTAGGTGATTGCAATCCCGTTGTTATTTTTTATGAAGGATTATTAGTATAGTCACTGTTATTTAGTCATCTTTAAGGATCTCATCAAAAAACAATTGGAAGAGAGTGCATCTTTGAAAGCCGAGGTGCTAGCTTTTCTGAGGTGGGAATAGATTAGGATGCCTTCTCTTTTAATGTACTTTAAGACTTGACTCATGGATATTGCCACCGAAATAGACTATGAAAAGTACATTGTATATAACTGTGAAATGTATGTCCACGGTGCAAAAATTGCCACTACTAACCAACACTAAACTCGCTTTATATGTGAACTGTACTCGCTTTTGTtattattctttttgtttttgtttgattgttAAAACTTAACATTCTAATGTGATTTTAATGACTACTGCAGTGCAGCCACCGCAACAATTAAGTATAACTGCTACTGGATGCAACTTATGATGCAGCCACTGCAAAAGTTAAGTATAACTGCTAATGGATGCAACCTATGAATATGGATATTTTTCATTTCAGTAGTTACAAGCCAGCCTAGCTCTACCATCTGCCAATTCTAATGGCACAGATTTAATTTTCTGAAAGTAATCAAAAAGTTGttgtttcaattataaaaaaatgCAATTTGAATCTATTCGGTTTTTTGCTTCTTAGTTTTTTTCTTTATCATCAAGGCCATCGAGAAGTCATGCTTTGGTCACTGTCTGAATGAGATACATGAAATGTCTTCTGACAATGCTCATGTCATCCAAGACAAGGTAAGTTTACTCATCATAGTAACGAAAATTTACAGTACGTTGAATTCTACTAATACACTTCTCATATAACCAATGTGGATCTCATACGTTCCCTTTTCTCCTATTTAACCTTGCATATTTGTTGTTATATCCACGGTATTGCACTATTTAACCCGTGTAATCCATACGAGACTCCAACAGTCTCCAATTCGGTCCTCAAAATCCATCAGTTGATGTCGTACCAGGAACTTTAAGAACGGTCGATGAATAAAAGAAAGATTAAAGGCATGTAATTTCTGAAACCACCCTACTGCTCTATATATCATGTACATGTCTAACACAATTTGATAATATTTGACAAACATTTGATCGTAATCCCTCTAACCAGAGTTCAAGAGCCGAGTACAAGGCGTGTCTGGCATTGGCTTGGACCTGTTTAGAAGCCAACATGCAAACAAGGTACGGTGCTGGTGATATGTTTACAATGGGTGTTGACAAGGTTTGGTGGCTGTATTTTGCAGTTGTACGGTGCTGGGGAACGATCTGTTGAAGGATATCGACTGCATTTAAGCCGATAAACTGGCGAGAAAGGAGGGTCCATGGACTGCTGCTACCACTGATTTCGTGTGGCAAAATGGTGATGAACGGAGAGGATCATGAGGTTGTTCTGAGATGGAATTCAGTAAGGATGATGGATGGATATACAAAGATTGTTGCTATGATTCAGGGATTCAGGGATTTGACCTAAAATTGGCGTGGGTCGTAGTTAGAGATGATCATAGGTTGTTTTACTCTGTGTTAAAGATGTAGTTAGATTTTGGTTTTTGCAGAAGTTGAATTACTTTTGGGACCAGAAGAAAGGGCAATCCTTGAGCAAAATGAAGCTCCTGATCTTactaaaatattaattgttagtTACTTGAACCTTTGTTGTCTACTTGATTTTTGTTCCCTTTAAAATTTCGCTAAAAAGGGCATGCATTCATAGTTCAGTTTTGGTGTTTGAAAATTGGTAGGACTCTTAACATAGAAAAAGTGGAGACCACTGCATAGTCAAGTCAGAATTATTTTATGCATAAACTACTTTGAGATGGTGTAGATATTGATGGTATTGATAAGGAAAAATTTGTAGTTGTTGTAAAAATGCTTCAGTGTATGAAAGTTTGCTTATTTTATTGAAGTCAAATGAGCTTCAATAGGTTTTGTAACAAAAGAGCCTGTTATTAGTCATATTTTAAGAAAATGCGCAAGTCCTCATGCTACAGACAGGCCGGGGTAAGCAAAATAAAGTCAGTAAAATATTAAATATGTCGAACAGTTTTCTTAAAGATTATAAGACGAAAGTAATGATAATGTATGTGGCTAGGATGGCGCAACCGTTCTTCATTATGCAGTTCAAGTTTATGGAGTTCTTACGTCTTGAAAGGGAAGGCTGATAAGGGAAAAGCTATTGTTGTTAGTTTTACGAAATCATATCGGGACTGGGCGAGGCGAGGTGAAGCCAAAGCCAAGCTTTACCTACATATCTgcacggggcgaggcgaagccaaaGCCGAGATTTACCAAATCATATTTgcacggggcgaggcgaagctgagctttaccaaatcaaaaaatggttcaaagaaaaagaaacattaCTCCTATGGTTGGTTGATATTTgtagttgtagattgaattggtgaaccaaGTTTGCGAAGCCGCCCGGGCGTAGCACGGGTACAAAATCTAGTTTTGCTGGATAATGCTAGCTCTTTACGTTAGAGAAAGGGCTAAACGAGTGAGACATGAGCTAAAAGAGTGAGTTGGTgaccgtggggaaggaaaataataGTCTAAGAGCATCTCTAACAGAGAGtcaagttttttgtttttcatgacacGTAGAATTTTAGACCCCCAATGCACATAAATCCATTTCCAATGGTGGGATCCTACAAATTAGGAGGGAtgagaaaataaatatgaaggtgttaaagaaagtcttatttacacCTTCACTTGCACCTCCATgtcatatttttaattattttattttcttagaaattaatttaagttttttgtttttctgtgAAGATCAGCCGTttgcttttttttattattattaaaaaaaaccttgagtgttttctattattaaaaaatacatttttttttgaaaaattatgTATGTAGGCGGCTGATGTTATGCCTCCTGTGTTGAAAATTACAACAAACGGTTAATGATTAGCTGTTTCTCCATCTTTCATTTTAGAGGCTGAAGATCAGCCGTGCAGTGAAGACTTTACAACGGTCACTCGTTTGAATGAATGTATGAGTGATTCAAGAGGCAAGTGCACACATCCACTGCCCACAGTGGCATCATATTAGATCAAATGGAGTGAGACTCATTCAAATTGAATGAGAATCCTCGCTCCATAGCCGCTCTTATAGTGCAAAATGCCTAAATGGTATGGTAGGCTATGAGATGAACATATCATACAATTTTAACATTCTTTGATAATGAATGTGTGAATGTGTGCAAGGCTATGAGTTTCAAACACCcaccccaccccccacccccccTAAGCTATGAGCTGAATATATTCATCTTAGCTCTTCACAATACTTGCTCTGTTCATATTAGTAGTACTGGCAACGGATAAGAATACGCTGGATATTGGCAATACCGATATggttaagggttatcggatatccggtatccgataatatccggcggAATCCAAGAATTCCATATCGATAgggttaagctatcggatatcggaattttatccgataatatccggtttCTGGGAACAAAAGTAAATTTTGAAACTTAACAGGGTTTTTGTTTGAAATGTACAGTGTAATTGAAAGACAAACCCACACAAACACTACTCCCAGTCTCtcagtcacatcacacatgaaaaaCAAACTACAAACACTCAAAAACAGTCTGCAAACTAAAGTACAAAAACTGAAAAAATCATGTCTTCTTGTAACAGACTTAATAACAATGTCAACACTCAACAGGCTAGTGATGATCTTCCTTGGCTGCCTAGTTGCATGTTGTATCATTGCATCAACTTCAGTCGTCGAGGACTTCCATATATGCATTCACAAACAATCActtagaaagaaaaacaaatagtgATGCAGACTGATAACAGTGCTTAAGAAATAACTTCACTACTGACTACTGTCTAATTAGAAGTAGATGGACAAGAGTATTGGCATGAGTATTTGGATTACTATATGCATATATTTTCTTAGTTTTACTTTCTAGATTTAAtcaaagaaaagcaaaggaaaagaagatttacCTGCATCAAAGAAGTCTGGCATCCAATCACTTAAACATAGCAATGCTTGGACTAAATCTGGAGCTAATGAAGTTTtgtgtgttgttagaacccttccaCCATCAAAGAAACAAAGAATGAACAAGAACAGAAATCAAAGAAACCCTTTCTGTGCAaatttaatagaatcaacaaacCAGGACAAACTCCAAAAATAGATTAATTCAATCTCTTCTTTACTCTGATTCaattcagtaactcatcaatattgAGTTATTCTTCAAACTCATAACCACCTTATAAACCCATCTTAAAAATAGATCAATTCACTCAATCCCTAAACTAATAACTATCAATATTGAGTTACTCTTCAACCTCAATGCCTCATATTCTTATTTAAGTTAAGCCATCTCaaatatttctctaattt encodes:
- the LOC113349095 gene encoding proteinaceous RNase P 1, chloroplastic/mitochondrial-like isoform X2, with protein sequence MATFSFKSLRQQQQHFLSLTPSKCSSKHLNSNTNHFLSHAFTLKHKLHQEISSLFITKASISGKLEPQIPNKQHQNATQVIDSDKKLNSGLSPLRSREERVKKKSDFNSLMGEKLERQYRRRDNDGEPRRKREMGSGVSSLRSKDGEKVEIKPKRSRGSIIRGKKMGNKSDVNEEKYPKKKKLDMVEVQFRIQLDQCSKRGDFSTAIALYDSVQKQGNLELGQYHYTVLLYLCSSAAVGVVTPMKSGNDSRTFSIMSVGDDVVEGMSEEEDGAVRLDDNVKRIARMKGFEVYEKMRAEKIPLNEAALTSVARLAMSIGDGEMALQMVNKMKELGINPRLRSYGPALFTFCSKGDVEKAFKVEEHMLENGVYPEGPELEALLKVSVETGTADKVYYVLHKLRSSVRKVSVSTADLIEKWFGSKAASRVGKRKWDQALILEAVKNGGGGWHGQGWLGKGNWAVKRTYIGADGYCEGCGEKLVTIDLDPIETENFAKCVASIAMKREKNSSFQRFQKWLDYYGPFEAVVDGANVGLFTQKSFSVSKVNAIVNGIRQRLPSKKLPLIIVHHKRIEGGKMEEPANKKIIEKWKNADAIFATPTGSNDDWYWLYAAIKFKCLLVTNDEMRDHIFQLLGNDFFPRWKERHQVHFNFSEWGPEFEMPPPCSVVIQMHIFQTT
- the LOC113349095 gene encoding proteinaceous RNase P 1, chloroplastic/mitochondrial-like isoform X1, whose protein sequence is MATFSFKSLRQQQQHFLSLTPSKCSSKHLNSNTNHFLSHAFTLKHKLHQEISSLFITKASISGKLEPQIPNKQHQNATQVIDSDKKLNSGLSPLRSREERVKKKSDFNSLMGEKLERQYRRRDNDGEPRRKREMGSGVSSLRSKDGEKVEIKPKRSRGSIIRGKKMGNKSDVNEEKYPKKKKLDMVEVQFRIQLDQCSKRGDFSTAIALYDSVQKQGNLELGQYHYTVLLYLCSSAAVGVVTPMKSGNDSRTFSIMSVGDDVVEGMSEEEDGAVRLDDNVKRIARMKGFEVYEKMRAEKIPLNEAALTSVARLAMSIGDGEMALQMVNKMKELGINPRLRSYGPALFTFCSKGDVEKAFKVEEHMLENGVYPEGPELEALLKVSVETGTADKVYYVLHKLRSSVRKVSVSTADLIEKWFGSKAASRVGKRKWDQALILEAVKNGGGGWHGQGWLGKGNWAVKRTYIGADGYCEGCGEKLVTIDLDPIETENFAKCVASIAMKREKNSSFQRFQKWLDYYGPFEAVVDGANVGLFTQKSFSVSKVNAIVNGIRQRLPSKKLPLIIVHHKRIEGGKMEEPANKKIIEKWKNADAIFATPTGSNDDWYWLYAAIKFKCLLVTNDEMRDHIFQLLGNDFFPRWKERHQVHFNFSEWGPEFEMPPPCSVVIQESECGHWHIPVASEQDSERDRTWLCATRMHVENQDFPKRHEDAHLPNNMKSKSPSKIMKQPSSDHGEGATIHENTQPPPAQETYRNLRNILSASLLSNSNYQTPSNYQTPIADIEDAEKLGGCTIDFQI
- the LOC113349096 gene encoding uncharacterized protein LOC113349096, yielding MNFTEKKRRNWKRDQENTSFKEEIRGIMNQGPKSLGQNWLTIRSFWVFMETLGQSRTLRNSIQSSSCATGALFIFDGCISSSAKRVARRLWISTTCLEPGFHVHRDNNGTLDALNRREFIVNCSHRNN